A window of the Solibacillus sp. FSL R7-0668 genome harbors these coding sequences:
- a CDS encoding type II toxin-antitoxin system MqsR family toxin, with translation MNAEPSLNEVNDFLKVTRNILNSDDHNFSIQTTRYEENPLDPFTTQNTLLALGFDDDDVIESLITLTAKDFSEKVPDFKRPGTPDFWVFEKIIDGRSIYVKFKIRDEKDKIIFCMSFHFARQPFTKKPYA, from the coding sequence GTGAATGCTGAACCATCGTTAAATGAAGTGAATGATTTTTTAAAGGTGACCAGGAATATTTTAAATTCTGATGACCATAATTTTAGTATTCAAACTACGCGTTATGAGGAAAATCCATTGGATCCATTTACAACTCAAAACACATTATTAGCTCTTGGGTTTGATGATGATGATGTTATAGAGTCGCTCATAACCCTGACAGCAAAGGACTTTTCTGAGAAAGTTCCCGATTTTAAAAGACCAGGTACACCGGATTTTTGGGTTTTTGAAAAAATTATTGATGGTAGAAGTATTTATGTGAAATTTAAAATTAGAGATGAAAAGGATAAAATAATTTTTTGTATGTCGTTCCATTTCGCACGACAGCCTTTCACGAAAAAGCCGTACGCATGA
- a CDS encoding type II TA system antitoxin MqsA family protein, with protein MNNSLEFLCPFCNESHEIQVLNKPTQALINGMAVQYEETTYYCEKEQEFFVPKAILKNNLLAARDAYRMQNGLLTSQEIKDARNQYGLTQKEFALLLGWGEVTIQRYETKLIQDETFDQKIKNVKDNPKLALEELEKHKDKFENIIRYNEIKKIISSLIKTKSISYLNKQIIESYYIDFREKSELNGFKELDLEKVIDMISFFAMKSSRLYKVKLMKLLWYSDMLFFKKNKQSMSGLVYEHLPFGAVPLAHEEILKYASKCIDITSEEFDNGAIGYKITPKEYGNLKLESGEIEILTKVIEKLGKFGSKEISDYMHDEEAYKQTDDNDIIPYVFAEKIDGFNIS; from the coding sequence ATGAATAATTCTTTAGAGTTTTTATGTCCATTTTGTAATGAATCACATGAGATTCAAGTATTAAATAAACCTACGCAAGCACTAATTAATGGTATGGCCGTACAATATGAAGAAACTACTTACTATTGTGAAAAAGAACAAGAATTTTTTGTTCCCAAAGCTATCTTAAAAAACAATTTACTTGCTGCAAGAGATGCGTATAGAATGCAAAATGGTTTATTAACTTCACAAGAAATAAAGGATGCTCGTAATCAATATGGATTAACACAAAAGGAATTTGCTCTTTTATTAGGGTGGGGAGAAGTTACAATTCAACGTTATGAAACAAAATTGATACAAGATGAGACCTTTGATCAAAAGATTAAAAATGTAAAAGATAATCCTAAGTTAGCCTTAGAAGAACTTGAAAAACATAAAGATAAATTTGAAAATATAATTAGATATAATGAAATAAAAAAAATAATCTCTTCTTTAATTAAAACTAAATCTATAAGCTATTTAAATAAACAAATTATTGAATCTTATTATATTGATTTTAGAGAAAAATCGGAACTTAATGGTTTTAAGGAATTAGATTTGGAAAAAGTCATTGATATGATAAGTTTTTTTGCAATGAAAAGTTCGAGGTTATATAAAGTTAAATTAATGAAGTTGTTATGGTATAGTGATATGCTATTTTTTAAAAAGAACAAACAAAGTATGTCTGGTTTAGTGTATGAACATTTACCATTTGGGGCTGTACCCTTAGCTCATGAAGAGATTCTAAAATATGCAAGCAAATGTATTGATATAACTTCTGAAGAATTTGATAATGGAGCAATAGGATATAAAATTACTCCTAAAGAATATGGAAATTTAAAATTAGAAAGCGGAGAAATTGAAATTTTAACGAAAGTAATTGAAAAGCTTGGGAAATTTGGAAGTAAAGAAATTAGCGACTATATGCATGATGAAGAGGCATATAAGCAAACGGATGATAACGATATAATTCCTTATGTTTTCGCTGAAAAAATAGATGGTTTTAATATAAGTTGA